In Syntrophorhabdus sp., the sequence CCCGGGCGATCAGGGAGAACCTTGGGGACACGGGTGTGACGCTCATCCTCGAGCCCGGCAGGGTCATCGTGGGCAACAGCGGCATCTTTGTCACCAGGGTGCTCTACGTGAAAGGGACCGCGGGAAAGACGTTCTACATCGTGGACGGCGCGATGAACGATCTTGTCCGGCCATCACTGTACAACGCGTACCACGAGATACTGCCCGTCGAGGAAGGAAACGCGAAGACGGAGGTCGTCGATCTCGTGGGGCCCGTGTGTGAATCCGGCGATTTCTTCGCGAAGGACCGGGAACTGGCTTCCATGAAGGAGGGCGGCCTCGTCGCCATCAAAGGGGCCGGGGCATACGGTTTCGCCATGTCGTCGAACTACAATTCCCGCCGCAGGGCCGCGGAGGTCCTTGTGAAGGGAGGCGAGTTCTTCGTGGTCCGCAGGCGCGAGACATACAGGGACTTGAGGCGTCTCGAGAGGACCCCGCATTTTCTGGAGGTGTGAGTACGGTGACCGGGCTTGAATTTTCGAAGATGAGTGCCAGCGGGAACGATTTCGTGATCCTGGACAACCGCGACGGGAGGGTCTACGAAAGGTTTCCCGACATTGTCGACTTTGTCGCGAAGATATGCAGGTTCCATCATTCCGTCGGCGCCGACGGTGTGATCCTCATCGAGGGTTCCCGTGGCCATGATTTTCGCTGGCGCTTCTTCAACGCCGACGGCTCCGAGGCGGAGATGTGCGGCAACGGGGGGCGCTGCGCTGCACGGTTTGCCTTCATGAAGGGCATAGCGGGCGAGAAGATGTCCTTTGAGACCGTTGCCGGTGTCATCAAGGCCGAAGTGAAGGGCCGGACGGTGAAGCTGCAGCTCACACGCCCGGTGGACATGAAACTCGACTACCCCGTTGTCCTTGACGATAAGGAGCTTCTCTTGAGCAGCGTCAACACGGGTGTGCCTCACGCGGTGCTCCTTGTCGGCGATGTCGACCTTGTGCCCGTGGATGACCTGGGCAGGGCGATCAGGTACCACGAGGCGTTCGGGGCGAAAGGAACGAACGTCGATTTCGTCGAGGTTATGGACAGGGAGAACGTGAGGGTGAGGACCTATGAGAGGGGAGTGGAGGGAGAGACCTTTGCCTGCGGAACGGGGGCGGTCGCCTCAGGCGTCATCCTCACCGGGAAGGCGCTTGTCAACAGCCCTGTCAATATGCACACGAGAGGCGGCGAGGTGCTGAAGATATACATTGACGGCGAGGTCTATCTCGAAGGCGACGCGAGGTTCGTCTACACGGGTGAATTGTGCGAGGAAGCACTTTTGTGAAAGGAGAAGCCATGGAATTGAAAGGTATCTACACGGCGCTTGTCACGCCTTTTCGCGGCGGCGCTCTCGACGAGAAGGCATTGAAGAAACTCATCGAGTTCCAGGTGGCGGGGGGTGTCGACGGCATCGTGCCCTGCGGAACGACGGGTGAGGCCCCTACACTTTCCTACGAGGAACACGAAAAGGTCATAGAGCTTGCGATAAAGTACGCCGGGGGGAAGGTGCCCGTCATCGCGGGTACCGGGTCCAACAGCACCGCTGAGGCCATAGAGCTCACGATGTCCGCAAAGAAGCTCGGCGCCGACGCCTGCCTTCTCACCACACCCTACTACAACAAGCCCACGCAGGCCGGCCTTCTGGCACATTTCACGACGATAGCGGAAAAGACCCGGATCCCCCTCGTTCTCTACAACATACCGGGCCGCACGGGCATCAACATGGCCCCGGAAACGATAGCCGAGCTGGCGAAGGTGCGCAACATCGTCGGCATCAAGGAGGCCGCGGGGTCATTGACGCAGGTCTCGGAGATCTATCGCCTGACAAAAGGCAGGTTCGCCATCCTCTCCGGTGACGACAACCTCTTCCTCCCCATGATGAGCGTCGGGGCGGTGGGCGTCATATCTGTCATCTCCAATATCATGCCGAAGGAGCTCAAGTCCCTCTACAAGGCCTTCATGGTGGAAAAGAACATAGCGAAATCCATGAGGATCCACACGAAACTGATGCCTCTCTTCCAGGGAATGTTCATAGAAACGAACCCCATACCCGTCAAGGAAGCGGCGTACAGGATGGGAATGATCGCGCGGGAGTACCGCCTGCCGCTTTGCCCCATGAGCGACAAGAACGCCGCTCTTCTGGGCGACATTCTCGCAGGACACGGTCTCATCGCAAAAGGCGGGAAGAAAGGCCGGGCCTGAGATAAACGAGGTGTGCGATATGGTAAGGATCGTCGTAACGGGCGCATGTGGAAAGATGGGGCGGGCCATTGTGAAGCTCGCCCTCGAGGACGCAGACCTTGAAATAGCCGGCCTCGTCGAGGTGAAAGGCCATCCCCTGGCGGGACGGGCGCACGACCTCATGGGCGGGAAGACCCCCTTTGTCGGCGATGAACTGTTGCAGGCCCTGACAGGGGCGGACGTTGTCGTCGATTTCACCGAAGCGGAAGCCTCCATGAACCATTTCAGGATGGCCGCTGGGAAGGGTGTGGCCCACATCATCGGCACGACAGGCCTCAATGAGGACGACGTGAGGACGATCAGGGAAACGAAGGGCGCCCGGGTCGTCATGTCTCCCAACATGAGCATCGGCATGAACATCCTCTTCGACCTGGCGCAAAGGGTCTCCTCCATCCTGGGAGACGCCTACGACGCGGAGATCGTCGAGCTTCACCATCGCTGGAAGAAGGACGCCCCCAGCGGATCGGCCCTGAAGATCAAGGACGCCGTCGAGGCGGGGCAAAGGATGCGCGCCTGGACAGAGGTCTTCGGGCGCGAGGGGATCACGGGCGAACGCAAAAAGGACGAGATCGGCGTCATGAGCATCCGCGGCGGCGATATCGTCGGGGAGCACACCCTCTACTTTGCCGGCATCGGCGAGCGGCTTGAGCTGACCCACAAAGCATGGTCGCGGGACAACTTCGCCAGGGGAGCGCTCATCGCGGCCAAATGGCTCATCAACCAGCCCCCGGGCGTTTACTCCATGAAGGACGTTCTGGGACTGTGAAAAATAGTGTTAAGTTTTAAGTGTTACGTTTTAGGCTCTTAGAGACATTGTATGGCACAAGCTCCGTTTCAGTGGGCGGCATGCCGATACCCGAGGTCTTTTGGCCTAACACTTAAAACTTAAAACCTAAAACTTTATTCCTTTGTAAAATCAGGTATAACGCTGGTGTGTGCGAGGGAGCCAAGCTTGTTAATTTTTTCTCTTGCAAAACACCCTTGGAACTGTTACATATAGGAAACAAAAGGGAAAATTTAGACAGAGAAGGTAAAGCACAATGGCAAAATTCACAAAGATCCCCGAAGCGACCATCCGGAGGCTTTCGAGCTATCTCAAATGCATGGTCGATCTCGAGGGCAAGAGCGAAAAGGTCGCCTCGAGCGCGGTGATCGCCAGTATCTGCAATGTCAACGCGGCGCAGGTACGAAAAGACTTCGCCTATTTCGGAGAATTCGGTATCCGCGGCATGGGCTACAACGTGAAGGACCTGAAGCGGCATATCAAGGAGATACTGGGGATCA encodes:
- a CDS encoding diaminopimelate epimerase translates to MSASGNDFVILDNRDGRVYERFPDIVDFVAKICRFHHSVGADGVILIEGSRGHDFRWRFFNADGSEAEMCGNGGRCAARFAFMKGIAGEKMSFETVAGVIKAEVKGRTVKLQLTRPVDMKLDYPVVLDDKELLLSSVNTGVPHAVLLVGDVDLVPVDDLGRAIRYHEAFGAKGTNVDFVEVMDRENVRVRTYERGVEGETFACGTGAVASGVILTGKALVNSPVNMHTRGGEVLKIYIDGEVYLEGDARFVYTGELCEEALL
- a CDS encoding 4-hydroxy-tetrahydrodipicolinate synthase, whose amino-acid sequence is MELKGIYTALVTPFRGGALDEKALKKLIEFQVAGGVDGIVPCGTTGEAPTLSYEEHEKVIELAIKYAGGKVPVIAGTGSNSTAEAIELTMSAKKLGADACLLTTPYYNKPTQAGLLAHFTTIAEKTRIPLVLYNIPGRTGINMAPETIAELAKVRNIVGIKEAAGSLTQVSEIYRLTKGRFAILSGDDNLFLPMMSVGAVGVISVISNIMPKELKSLYKAFMVEKNIAKSMRIHTKLMPLFQGMFIETNPIPVKEAAYRMGMIAREYRLPLCPMSDKNAALLGDILAGHGLIAKGGKKGRA
- a CDS encoding 4-hydroxy-tetrahydrodipicolinate reductase, translating into MVRIVVTGACGKMGRAIVKLALEDADLEIAGLVEVKGHPLAGRAHDLMGGKTPFVGDELLQALTGADVVVDFTEAEASMNHFRMAAGKGVAHIIGTTGLNEDDVRTIRETKGARVVMSPNMSIGMNILFDLAQRVSSILGDAYDAEIVELHHRWKKDAPSGSALKIKDAVEAGQRMRAWTEVFGREGITGERKKDEIGVMSIRGGDIVGEHTLYFAGIGERLELTHKAWSRDNFARGALIAAKWLINQPPGVYSMKDVLGL